TGATAATATTATCATGAAACACTACAACGTGGAGGGTGATGCGGTTAATTTCACTGTTGCTGATCCCTACCAGACCAACTCCACATGGAACTCTGCAGCATATGGAACAGGACAGCGTTACACAAGGTGGTATGCAAACCTGCTGACAAACAATTTCACAGGAGGCTCCGGAGTGACAGACCCACGCCTGCCAAAGCTTCTGCCTGCTGTGATGACCAACACTGAATTGAATGCTTCAGGGAACATTATCAACTATGAATGGAGGAGAGATATTGGTGTTGACGCAATGAATTCAAGTGTCAGAGTGAATTCAGGACCCTTGAACTATTCATACGCCAATTCGCCTCAGACCCTGAAGTACACAATAGCTGATGAGGCAGCAAGAGACGCCTTCATCGCTGCAATCCCTCATCCATATACAGTTGACGGCAATGATGTTTCAGTGACATACCCCAGGGGATCATTCTATGTCAACAGCACCAACTACTTACGTGCCGGTGACACCGCGTATGTCAACATGAGGTCTAACAGCATGTCAACAAGCGGTCTGTCAGCAACGGATATGTATTACTATCTCAACGCCGACGTGAAGGCTGTCGGCGGAACAGGTAGTTTCTTCGTAAGGCCTGATTCAGATTCTGATATACTGACATATGCCGAGATGTGCTTCATCAGGGCTGAGGTGTACCTGAGACAGGGAAATGCACCACAGGCTCATAATGCTTATATTGCAGGAATAGAGGCAAGCTTTGACCGTATGCAGACCAAACTCAATGAGTGGAAGTCTGCCGGGACGGTTAATCCTGATCAGATGCCAATGGATGAGGCAGACATAGCAGCATATATGGCCAGCGCTGCAGTGGTGCAGAATGCCAGTAACCTTACAATGGCTGACATCATTCAGCAGAAGATCATTGCCATGGGTATCAATATGCAGATTTGGAACGATATGCGCCGTTTCAATTACAGTGCAGGAAACATAGGCAATTTTGGTGTTGTGTACAGGGACTACAAGAGACCATACGAGTTCACTGCAACCAATATCATTCCAGGAACGAGTCCGACTGACCTGAACTATTGGTTCCGCAG
This portion of the Candidatus Cloacimonadota bacterium genome encodes:
- a CDS encoding SusD/RagB family nutrient-binding outer membrane lipoprotein, which codes for MKRILSITLGLIIMLGFSSCDKWLDVNVDPDNPNDLSATPEIRLPWIQHYYMYAWGTANMRTSTIAGIMTQTTSATGGNSRLAAWNPIQGSCTTIYQNWFLGGAVNLKPLIDRAEEQGAWHYMGAAYCIKAMGFMMMLDLYGEMPYTEALTGKYNPAYDQGDVIYNGCMADLDRAIEYFGKTQEPGAVALSKGDSWNGGDVNKWLKLCYGLKARYLLQISKKSTFDPAAVLAALQNAPQSNADNIIMKHYNVEGDAVNFTVADPYQTNSTWNSAAYGTGQRYTRWYANLLTNNFTGGSGVTDPRLPKLLPAVMTNTELNASGNIINYEWRRDIGVDAMNSSVRVNSGPLNYSYANSPQTLKYTIADEAARDAFIAAIPHPYTVDGNDVSVTYPRGSFYVNSTNYLRAGDTAYVNMRSNSMSTSGLSATDMYYYLNADVKAVGGTGSFFVRPDSDSDILTYAEMCFIRAEVYLRQGNAPQAHNAYIAGIEASFDRMQTKLNEWKSAGTVNPDQMPMDEADIAAYMASAAVVQNASNLTMADIIQQKIIAMGINMQIWNDMRRFNYSAGNIGNFGVVYRDYKRPYEFTATNIIPGTSPTDLNYWFRRFNHSAHESNYNNEQLLLSNPLAMQDAIWSDPVWWDKE